Within the Candidatus Zixiibacteriota bacterium genome, the region AATCAATTGAGCTTAAAATAGAGGCTGATGGAGAAAAAAATGGCAATCATAATAATAAAAGATTGCCTTTGCCTCAAACAGTAAACTATGAAATCGGTGTATTGCGTTCTGCTTTTATCTGGGCATATGACAGAGAACATATAGCGTTTGTTCCTACAAAAAAAGTTAAGAAATTAAAACCAAAACCTACCAATAAAACTAAAATTCTTACTCCAAAAGAATGCAAGCTATTATTGAAAACCGCAAAGTCATTAGCTAAAACAGATAAAAGAATGAAAGTATATTTCAATGCCTTTCAATTTATTCTCAATACTGGTCTTAGATCTGGGGAGCTATGCAATTTAATGTGGAATAATGTTGATTTTGAAACTGGTTTAATAAAGATTCAGGAAAAACCTGGTTGGTCGCCTAAAACCTATGCTCGTGAATTCTATCTTAATGAAACATCACAGAAATTATTAAAATCTTTGCCTGATAGAGAAGGGTATATTTTCAAGGATATTTCTGGCAATAAACTTGATAATGACCATTTGAGAAGTGCTTTAATTAAAATAGCAAAGGCAACTGGTTTAAATGACTTTACTCGCGTTCATAATTTGCGTCATACTTTTAATAGTTTAATGCAGATGAATGGCGTTGATATAGCCACAATGGGAAAGATTCTCGGCCATAAAGACATTGAAACAACAATGATTTATACTCATCAGACAGGCGATCATTTGAAGAAATGTATTAATCAGATTAGTATTTGAGTGAATAGAAAAATATAAAAATATAATGAAACTATGATGGTTATGGAAACAGATATAAAAGACATAAAGTTAATAGATATCCAAAGGCTAAAAGACGATATAGACATGCTTATGTTCTGCCCCAGTTGAAAATTTAGTATTCAGCCATTATATTAGTCACCTAATGATGGAGGAATGACGATGTTCAAGAAACGGAACAATTTCACTGCGACAGAAAAGGTATCGATTCTGAGACGGCATTTGATTGACAAAACCGCAGTCTCAGATCTTTGCGAAGAGTATGGACTTCAGCCAACAGTGTTTTATCGTTGGCAGAAACAGTTCTTTGAAAATGGCGACAAGGCTTTCGAACGCAAAGTCACCAGAAAAGACAGACTGAAAGAAACAAAGATAAAAGCCTTAGAGGAAAAGCTTAACAAGAAGAACGAGGTATTGTCGGAGTTGATGGAGGAGCATGTTGCGTTAAAAAAAGAACTTGGGGAACTCTAAAAGCTGTCTGGGTTCCCCATGATATTCGCGATGAGGTAATTGATTTTGTCAACCATTGGCATATGCGTACGGGGATTGTCATAGCCTTATTTATTCTCTGGCTGGGTATCTCCACACCGAAGTTCTATAATTGGCGCAAACGCTACGG harbors:
- a CDS encoding site-specific integrase, producing the protein MASIQFKKNKTGKKTYYVVVSYNSKHKWLKAGALSDAKKLKKQIESLEKSQQMEKLGLTNSTIRIDEFFQKYADNVKLHNSPNTVKRYLSVLNTFLVFLKMFHPGIKHLSQLKTEHIESYQKQRLQSIELKIEADGEKNGNHNNKRLPLPQTVNYEIGVLRSAFIWAYDREHIAFVPTKKVKKLKPKPTNKTKILTPKECKLLLKTAKSLAKTDKRMKVYFNAFQFILNTGLRSGELCNLMWNNVDFETGLIKIQEKPGWSPKTYAREFYLNETSQKLLKSLPDREGYIFKDISGNKLDNDHLRSALIKIAKATGLNDFTRVHNLRHTFNSLMQMNGVDIATMGKILGHKDIETTMIYTHQTGDHLKKCINQISI
- a CDS encoding transposase, whose protein sequence is MFKKRNNFTATEKVSILRRHLIDKTAVSDLCEEYGLQPTVFYRWQKQFFENGDKAFERKVTRKDRLKETKIKALEEKLNKKNEVLSELMEEHVALKKELGEL